From a single Anabas testudineus chromosome 5, fAnaTes1.2, whole genome shotgun sequence genomic region:
- the LOC113154219 gene encoding R3H domain-containing protein 2 isoform X5, with product MSVSLTTDIQQEGESGPLLEPCSRGKTSPQPQGTKEGTGDGLEPEDSSPQDAQKRAPNHSHGRKRAKSNAKLKLVRSLAVCEESCGPFSNDGPPESDIIQLHISCPSDKEEEKSSKDEYENEEKEKKDKTPRKMLSRDSSQEYTDSTGIDVHEFLVNTLKNNPRDRMMLLKLEQDILEFINDDNNQYKKFPQMTSYHRMLLHRVAAYFGMDHNVDQTGKAVIINKTGNTRIPEQRFSEHIKDERNMDFQKKFILKRDDASMDKDDNQIRVPLQDGRRSKSIEEREEEYQRVRDRIFARESSQNGYINDNRGNRESSSRASSSRQSSTDSDMKCLEPRPWSSTDSDSSNRTLRPPVTKASSFSGISILTRGDSLGSNKGSQGSCKGSRSGLPLVSPDVCPPPTASQSSRSLLPCPSQQPQPPQPQAPPQAALLPTPQQHPMGNHMIAQAEELAPQFSQMTLSRQGSSENPEPPPMYQAPPTVLSQHPPPQTSYIMATTGQPMPPPSGYQPATGHPHPPPPPPPPSQPVMQAPPPPQGYMQPPPPQQIQVSYYSPGQYPSSGQQYRVPQPMSHQVSYPAQRSQPMPQPTQQSGLQTMMPSQQPTYQGIMGVQQPQNPGLLNSQRAGMGGQIQSIMVQYPQMQSYQPLTQVPVANENQQVVQQQYPQQVMVPVSQSVQGPMPVYYSVITPTQQNSTSPSVGYLQPPSNEQYQITQSPSPCNPQQLQQQYSGVPPPGPGVMVMQLSVPNGPQPSQNPPLVQWNPCKYYSIEQRPSKPGELYKPDNTPQASTQLTSPLASPTQSPTPSPSGSVSSVCPGLGPLPLISQFPRPGGPAQGDGRYSLLGQPLQYSLCPPPLMHGQPSYSSHQGQGVMKHGPRGKKQTLKSASTDLGTTDVVVSRVLEVTDLPEGISRPEAEKLFNQLSLCGAKIQWLKEPQGGRGGAGGCGPCPGAGPSGPGSTPVPGASIGPGGVKGDCNDPAHLYTVVAVFPNTMAAQSASFKLNNSGASLFKLRAAKKNYDLRVLERASSQ from the exons GATATCATTCAGCTTCACATTAGCTGTCCATcagacaaggaggaggagaagtccTCAAAGGACGAGTATGAAaatgaagagaaggagaagaaggacaaGACTCCACGAAAGATGTTGTCACGTG actccAGTCAGGAATACACTGACTCCACGGGCATAGATGTTCATGAGTTTCTGgtcaacacactgaaaaacaatcCCAG GGATCGAATGATGCTGCTCAAACTAGAACAAGATATCCTGGAGTTCATTAATGATGACAA TAACCAGTATAAGAAGTTTCCTCAGATGACTTCATATCACCGCATGCTGCTGCACCGCGTGGCTGCCTATTTTGGCATGGACCACAATGTGGATCAGACGGGCAAGGCTGTCATCATCAACAAGACGGGGAACACGCGCAT ACCAGAGCAAAGGTTCTCTGAACACATCAAAGATGAACGTAACATGGACTTCCAGAAGAAATTCATTCTTAAAAGAGATGATGCCAGCATGGACAAGGATGATAATCAG ATCCGTGTGCCGCTGCAGGACGGGCGGCGTAGCAAGTCCattgaagagagagaggaggagtaTCAACGGGTACGAGACCGGATCTTTGCCCGAGAA TCCTCTCAAAATGGATACATCAATGACAACAG AGGTAATCGTGAGAGCTCCAGCAGGGCATCTAGCAGTCGtcaaagcagcacagacagtgaCATGAAGTGCCTGGAGCCACGGCCTTGGAGCAGCACTGATTCAGACAGCTCCAACCGCACCCTCCGGCCACCAGTCACTAAAGCCAGCAGCTTCTCTGGCATCTCCATCCTTACCAGGGGGGATAGCCTTGGTAGTAACAAAGGCTCCCAAGGAAGCTGCAAAGGCTCTCGCTCTG GCCTGCCCCTAGTCAGTCCTGATGTGTGTCCCCCACCCACAGCCTCCCAGTCCAGCCGTAGCCTGCTTCCCTGCCCATCACAACAGCCACAGCCACCACAGCCCCAGGCTCCGCCACAGGCTGCTCTGCTTCCTACCCCGCAGCAACACCCCATGGGCAACCACATGATTGCTCAG GCAGAAGAGCTGGCACCCCAGTTCAGTCAGATGACGCTGAGTCGGCAGGGCTCCAGTGAGAACCCTGAGCCTCCCCCTATGTATCAGGCTCCTCCCACAGTGCTCTCACAACACCCCCCTCCTCAGACCAGCTACATCATGGCTACAACAGGACAGCCTATGCCACCTCCATCTGGCTACCAGCCGGCAACTGGACACCCgcatcctccacctccacctccaccgcCATCCCAGCCTGTCATGCAAGCTCCGCCACCTCCACAAGGCTACATGCAGCCCCCTCCACCTCAGCAG ATACAGGTGTCATATTACTCTCCTGGTCAGTATCCCAGCTCAGGCCAGCAGTACCGTGTGCCCCAACCCATGTCCCACCAGGTGTCTTATCCTGCCCAGCGCTCACAACCCATGCCTCAGCCCACACAGCAGTCAG GTCTCCAGACAATGATGCCCAGCCAGCAGCCCACCTACCAGGGCATAATGGGTGTGCAGCAGCCCCAAAACCCCGGTCTTCTCAATTCCCAGAGGGCAGGAATGGGGGGACAGATTCAAAGCATAATGGTTCAGTACCCACAGATGCAGTCTTATCAG CCCCTTACCCAGGTGCCTGTGGCAAATGAAAATCAGCAGGTGGTGCAGCAGCAGTACCCGCAGCAGGTGATGGTACCAGTCAGCCAGTCTGTCCAGGGGCCCATGCCTGTCTACTACAGTGTTATCACACCCACACAGCAGAATAGCACAAG CCCGTCGGTAGGTTACCTGCAGCCCCCCAGCAATGAGCAGTATCAAATCACACAATCGCCGTCCCCCTGCAACCCTCAACAGTTGCAGCAGCAATATTCAG GAGTACCCCCTCCTGGACCTGGGGTGATGGTCATGCAGCTCAGCGTACCCAATGGCCCACAGCCTTCCCAGAACCCTCCCCTGGTCCAGTGGAACCCATGCAAGTACTACAGCATAGAGCAGAGACCCAGCAAGCCAGGAGAGCTCTACAAACCTGACAACACTCCACAG GCCAGTACCCAGCTGACCAGTCCCCTGGCCTCCCCCACTCAGTCTCCTACCCCGTCTCCTTCCGGCAGCGTCAGCAGTGTCTGTCCAGGCCTCGGACCACTACCCCTAATTTCACAGTTTCCACGTCCAGGAGGACCAGCTCAAG GTGATGGGCGCTACTCTCTGTTGGGTCAGCCACTCCAGTACAGCTTGTGTCCGCCTCCCCTCATGCACGGTCAGCCCTCCTACAGCTCCCATCAG gGTCAAGGAGTAATGAAACACGGACCACGAGGGAAAAAACAGACACTCAAATCTGCATCAACAGATCTCGGCACTACTGATGTTG TGGTGAGTCGAGTACTTGAGGTAACGGACCTGCCAGAGGGGATTTCACGTCCAGAGGCTGAAAAGCTCTTCAACCAGCTGTCGCTGTGCGGTGCCAAGATCCAGTGGCTGAAGGAGCCCCAGGGAGGCcgaggaggagcaggaggctgTGGCCCCTGTCCTGGTGCAGGGCCTTCTGGGCCAGGTTCCACCCCTGTGCCTGGGGCCAGCATCGGACCTGGAGGAGTGAAGGGTGACTGCAATGACCCAGCTCACCTCTACACAGTTGTGGCAGTGTTCCCCAACACCATGGCTGCCCAGAGTGCTTCCTTCAAACTTAACAACAGTGGGGCCAGCCTCTTCAAACTGAGGGCCGCCAAAAAGAACTATGACCTGCGTGTACTGGAGAGAGCCAGTTCTcagtga
- the LOC113154219 gene encoding R3H domain-containing protein 2 isoform X2 encodes MSVSLTTDIQQEGESGPLLEPCSRGKTSPQPQGTKEGTGDGLEPEDSSPQDAQKRAPNHSHGRKRAKSNAKLKLVRSLAVCEESCGPFSNDGPPESDIIQLHISCPSDKEEEKSSKDEYENEEKEKKDKTPRKMLSRDSSQEYTDSTGIDVHEFLVNTLKNNPRDRMMLLKLEQDILEFINDDNNQYKKFPQMTSYHRMLLHRVAAYFGMDHNVDQTGKAVIINKTGNTRIPEQRFSEHIKDERNMDFQKKFILKRDDASMDKDDNQIRVPLQDGRRSKSIEEREEEYQRVRDRIFARESSQNGYINDNRGNRESSSRASSSRQSSTDSDMKCLEPRPWSSTDSDSSNRTLRPPVTKASSFSGISILTRGDSLGSNKGSQGSCKGSRSGLPLVSPDVCPPPTASQSSRSLLPCPSQQPQPPQPQAPPQAALLPTPQQHPMGNHMIAQPVASLQPSQPVSYSSPSCPQVLLPVSPPQQYTMAEELAPQFSQMTLSRQGSSENPEPPPMYQAPPTVLSQHPPPQTSYIMATTGQPMPPPSGYQPATGHPHPPPPPPPPSQPVMQAPPPPQGYMQPPPPQQIQVSYYSPGQYPSSGQQYRVPQPMSHQVSYPAQRSQPMPQPTQQSGLQTMMPSQQPTYQGIMGVQQPQNPGLLNSQRAGMGGQIQSIMVQYPQMQSYQPLTQVPVANENQQVVQQQYPQQVMVPVSQSVQGPMPVYYSVITPTQQNSTSPSVGYLQPPSNEQYQITQSPSPCNPQQLQQQYSGVPPPGPGVMVMQLSVPNGPQPSQNPPLVQWNPCKYYSIEQRPSKPGELYKPDNTPQASTQLTSPLASPTQSPTPSPSGSVSSVCPGLGPLPLISQFPRPGGPAQGDGRYSLLGQPLQYSLCPPPLMHGQPSYSSHQGQGVMKHGPRGKKQTLKSASTDLGTTDVVVSRVLEVTDLPEGISRPEAEKLFNQLSLCGAKIQWLKEPQGGRGGAGGCGPCPGAGPSGPGSTPVPGASIGPGGVKGDCNDPAHLYTVVAVFPNTMAAQSASFKLNNSGASLFKLRAAKKNYDLRVLERASSQ; translated from the exons GATATCATTCAGCTTCACATTAGCTGTCCATcagacaaggaggaggagaagtccTCAAAGGACGAGTATGAAaatgaagagaaggagaagaaggacaaGACTCCACGAAAGATGTTGTCACGTG actccAGTCAGGAATACACTGACTCCACGGGCATAGATGTTCATGAGTTTCTGgtcaacacactgaaaaacaatcCCAG GGATCGAATGATGCTGCTCAAACTAGAACAAGATATCCTGGAGTTCATTAATGATGACAA TAACCAGTATAAGAAGTTTCCTCAGATGACTTCATATCACCGCATGCTGCTGCACCGCGTGGCTGCCTATTTTGGCATGGACCACAATGTGGATCAGACGGGCAAGGCTGTCATCATCAACAAGACGGGGAACACGCGCAT ACCAGAGCAAAGGTTCTCTGAACACATCAAAGATGAACGTAACATGGACTTCCAGAAGAAATTCATTCTTAAAAGAGATGATGCCAGCATGGACAAGGATGATAATCAG ATCCGTGTGCCGCTGCAGGACGGGCGGCGTAGCAAGTCCattgaagagagagaggaggagtaTCAACGGGTACGAGACCGGATCTTTGCCCGAGAA TCCTCTCAAAATGGATACATCAATGACAACAG AGGTAATCGTGAGAGCTCCAGCAGGGCATCTAGCAGTCGtcaaagcagcacagacagtgaCATGAAGTGCCTGGAGCCACGGCCTTGGAGCAGCACTGATTCAGACAGCTCCAACCGCACCCTCCGGCCACCAGTCACTAAAGCCAGCAGCTTCTCTGGCATCTCCATCCTTACCAGGGGGGATAGCCTTGGTAGTAACAAAGGCTCCCAAGGAAGCTGCAAAGGCTCTCGCTCTG GCCTGCCCCTAGTCAGTCCTGATGTGTGTCCCCCACCCACAGCCTCCCAGTCCAGCCGTAGCCTGCTTCCCTGCCCATCACAACAGCCACAGCCACCACAGCCCCAGGCTCCGCCACAGGCTGCTCTGCTTCCTACCCCGCAGCAACACCCCATGGGCAACCACATGATTGCTCAG CCGGTGGCATCTCTGCAGCCCTCTCAGCCTGTCTCTTACTCCAGCCCTTCCTGCCCCCAGGTTCTCCTGCCAGTTTCTCCTCCCCAGCAGTACACAATG GCAGAAGAGCTGGCACCCCAGTTCAGTCAGATGACGCTGAGTCGGCAGGGCTCCAGTGAGAACCCTGAGCCTCCCCCTATGTATCAGGCTCCTCCCACAGTGCTCTCACAACACCCCCCTCCTCAGACCAGCTACATCATGGCTACAACAGGACAGCCTATGCCACCTCCATCTGGCTACCAGCCGGCAACTGGACACCCgcatcctccacctccacctccaccgcCATCCCAGCCTGTCATGCAAGCTCCGCCACCTCCACAAGGCTACATGCAGCCCCCTCCACCTCAGCAG ATACAGGTGTCATATTACTCTCCTGGTCAGTATCCCAGCTCAGGCCAGCAGTACCGTGTGCCCCAACCCATGTCCCACCAGGTGTCTTATCCTGCCCAGCGCTCACAACCCATGCCTCAGCCCACACAGCAGTCAG GTCTCCAGACAATGATGCCCAGCCAGCAGCCCACCTACCAGGGCATAATGGGTGTGCAGCAGCCCCAAAACCCCGGTCTTCTCAATTCCCAGAGGGCAGGAATGGGGGGACAGATTCAAAGCATAATGGTTCAGTACCCACAGATGCAGTCTTATCAG CCCCTTACCCAGGTGCCTGTGGCAAATGAAAATCAGCAGGTGGTGCAGCAGCAGTACCCGCAGCAGGTGATGGTACCAGTCAGCCAGTCTGTCCAGGGGCCCATGCCTGTCTACTACAGTGTTATCACACCCACACAGCAGAATAGCACAAG CCCGTCGGTAGGTTACCTGCAGCCCCCCAGCAATGAGCAGTATCAAATCACACAATCGCCGTCCCCCTGCAACCCTCAACAGTTGCAGCAGCAATATTCAG GAGTACCCCCTCCTGGACCTGGGGTGATGGTCATGCAGCTCAGCGTACCCAATGGCCCACAGCCTTCCCAGAACCCTCCCCTGGTCCAGTGGAACCCATGCAAGTACTACAGCATAGAGCAGAGACCCAGCAAGCCAGGAGAGCTCTACAAACCTGACAACACTCCACAG GCCAGTACCCAGCTGACCAGTCCCCTGGCCTCCCCCACTCAGTCTCCTACCCCGTCTCCTTCCGGCAGCGTCAGCAGTGTCTGTCCAGGCCTCGGACCACTACCCCTAATTTCACAGTTTCCACGTCCAGGAGGACCAGCTCAAG GTGATGGGCGCTACTCTCTGTTGGGTCAGCCACTCCAGTACAGCTTGTGTCCGCCTCCCCTCATGCACGGTCAGCCCTCCTACAGCTCCCATCAG gGTCAAGGAGTAATGAAACACGGACCACGAGGGAAAAAACAGACACTCAAATCTGCATCAACAGATCTCGGCACTACTGATGTTG TGGTGAGTCGAGTACTTGAGGTAACGGACCTGCCAGAGGGGATTTCACGTCCAGAGGCTGAAAAGCTCTTCAACCAGCTGTCGCTGTGCGGTGCCAAGATCCAGTGGCTGAAGGAGCCCCAGGGAGGCcgaggaggagcaggaggctgTGGCCCCTGTCCTGGTGCAGGGCCTTCTGGGCCAGGTTCCACCCCTGTGCCTGGGGCCAGCATCGGACCTGGAGGAGTGAAGGGTGACTGCAATGACCCAGCTCACCTCTACACAGTTGTGGCAGTGTTCCCCAACACCATGGCTGCCCAGAGTGCTTCCTTCAAACTTAACAACAGTGGGGCCAGCCTCTTCAAACTGAGGGCCGCCAAAAAGAACTATGACCTGCGTGTACTGGAGAGAGCCAGTTCTcagtga